CCCCGCTCCCCCAGAATTGATGGTTTTGCCATCCTTCAACATCACTGTATACGGCCATCCGTGGAAAAAACTGGGCGATCACATAAGCACGGTTGCCATCTTTTGCAAAGTATTCATAACCAGAACGAGCCCTATCTACGGTATGGTCTGGAATATTATACCACCATTTAATGGAAAATGACATTTTCTCTCCACTCTTAAGAGGTTGGGCTATATTTAAACGCATCATGGTCTGATTGATGGTATAGGAAAGTGGTTTTCCATTGGAATCTTTTACAAAATCAATGTTAAACCCACCATCAAAAGGTTCGGTTACAAAAGTCTTCGCAAAATTACCTGTGGTGTAGGCGAAGTTTACGCCATCGCCATTTCGTAAAGGGGATTTTGAATCCTTGGCACGTACATTCTGGTCCAATTGTACCCAAAGAAACTCCAAATCATCTGGTGAATTATTATAATAGGTAATGGTCTCTTCACCATAAATTTTGGCATTTTTATCATCCAGTTCAATGTCCATGACATAATCTGCCTGTTGCTGGTAGTAATCCGGTCCTGGCGCACCCGAAGCGGAGCGATAGGTGTTAGGCGTGGAAAACTCCTCGTACAACTGTTTAAACCTACTCTGATTATAATGGCCGGGCTTCCTATCATCTTTTTCATTTCCTTCTTCTTGGGCCATAGCCGTAGTAGCTCCAAGCAGAAATAAAAGGGAAGCAAAACAATACGCAATCTTGTTCATTTTCTTTTTGATTTTTAAAACGTCGGAAAATAACTTTTTTTAACCAATATTTAAGAATAGCTTAGAAGTTTAACATTCCTTTATTATTCTCCCTGATCAATACAAAACTTTTCTTTTGATCTTTCCATTTAAAGTGGACTATGTTTTTTTGTTCCTCGAACATATCGGTTAAAATCTCATTTTGTACCGAAATCGATTTTAAGGTAGAAAAATCAACATCTGTAAGTTCCAAATAACAAATGACGACATCGTTGTCATACTTTTTGCCCAAAAAAGAATAGGCCCTGATTTCACCATTTAATGCAACGGCAAATTTTGCCCTGAAATATTTTTCTATATATTCGTCAGCGACCTTTGCCTCGTTTTGCGTAGCAAGTTCTGGGTTTATGTCATACCGTTCTTCCAAAACAGCCTCCAAATCATCTATGAAGATTCGACTTGTAATCTGAAAGGAGGCATTCTTTTCGGAATAGTTGATATTGGTGACGCTTACGTAAAATTTATGGAGTGTGAAACTTAATAATGGAAGCAACACCAGTGCAAGCAAAAAACTTTTTCTCATTTTATTTCCATTTTCTGAACTGATTTAGATTTTTGAACAAGTTCAATTTAAAATTGGACAAACTCTATGCCAATACACAAAATTGCCCAGAGCATAACAACTATAATTTATGTTTTGTAGGCATCATCTTCATTCTTTTGAACCAACTTTAACAAACTTAATCCAACCCATTGTTATGGCGGTATGCCTTACTTCTATCCATTAAAAACTGCCAAAACTTTAGTTCGTCATTTTGATGGGTCAAATCATCAAAGCGCTCATCCATTTCGCAAAAATAGATAAAGTCATAAAAACGCTTTTCAGGAATTTTTAAATGACCAACAAGTAAAGAATCTATAAAGATATCTTCAATCTGTTGTACCGATGTATAAGCTTTATCCAAAGCAATACGTTTCTTCAACATTTTGGTTTTTCCGTTGATTCTATTTAGAATCTTATTGAGATTAATGGACAGGGTAGGCAATAAATCTTTTGACATCAGTCGCGCATAAGGACCATGGTCGGCATCATGTAATTTGTTTTCACTTTGCGAAATAATCTTGACTTCGGCATTAGGGAGCCCAATAGCCTCGGCGCTAACATCTTTTTGCAATTGTAACCCGTCAATATCTGTATCCAACCTTCCAGAAAGATGATAAGGCTGTACTATAACTTCCTTTAGTTTATTTACGAATTCTTCCAAAGGCACCAAGACAAAATCCGTACGTAAAAGCTCGTTGGTAACTGGTACTATTTTTCTCTTAAACTGTACAGCGGAAAACACTAAAGTATCATTGAGCCGTACCGCTATGGAAAAATTTCCTTCAGTATCCGTTACAATGGCACGTTGAAATGTGATGTTTTGAACCGTGACCCCAGTAATGTCATTTCCTTTGGCAACAATCTTGCCCTTCAAAATTTTTGTTTGCTGCGCCAAACAGCAACTACCACAAAAAAGAAGAAAAAGAAAAATACACGTATCGAAGTTTGAAGGTTTCACTAAAATCAATCTAAGTCGTTGTTTTCCCGATACGCCCTGCTTTTTAGAACCAGATAGTCCAATATTCGCAAACGGTCTTTGGAATCAACAGCTTTTTGAAATTCGTCGTCCACCTCACAGAAATACATAAAATCATCTATACGCCCAGCAGGGATTTTTAAGGTACTTATAAAAAGAGAATCTATATAAAAATCTTGAACCCGTTGGGTCCGTGCATAGGTCTCGTCTACTTTCACCCTGTTCTTGAGCATTTTGGTACGCCCGGTAATGGCATTGATTATAGGGTCCAAGGGAGGACTGAGTATCATGGCGACATTGAACTTTCCAAAAGTTGCCTGTTGCAGTTTACGTTCGCTTTGGGTCGGTATTTTGCTATGGGCATTGGGCAGTCCCAAAGCTTCAGCACTTACATCTTTTTCAAGTTGTAATCCACCGATATCCTTCCCTAAATCTCCCGATAGATCAAAAGGCCTTACAACGACCTCTTTCAGTTCGTTCACAAATTCTTCCAAAGGAACGGTCACAAAATTTGTATTTAAAATGTCCTCGGTAACAGGCAGTACCTTTCTCCTAAACTGCACAGCAGAAAAAACTAAAGTATCGTTACGCTGTACTGCAATGGAAAAGTTTCCATCCATATCGGTTATTACCGCATTCTTGGTAGTTATGTTCTGGACCACTACCCCAACAACGTCCTTACCTTTACTAAATACTTTTCCTTTTAATTGTTTTACACTGGTTTGTTGGGCATTGGTCGAAAATATAGTTGCAACCAACAACAAGAAAAAGAGCCTACTCCTCATTCAACTCCGCTAAAAAAGTTTTGCTATGGGTAACCAGAAAATCGATTAACTGGAATTCATTTTCTTTTCGCAACAACGTCTGGGAAGGGACTTTATCGTCGCAATAGATTAAAAACGCATCTATTTTATCCTGGGGCAGTTTTAAATCGACCACAAAAAACTCATCGTCATATACCTGCCGTAATACCTCGCTCACCTTTAGAGGTTCCCTATCGGCACCATCGTCTTTTTTGGCCATAAACATGGCCTTAAAAAGGTTTACAAAATTAAGTCCGTCCCGC
The nucleotide sequence above comes from Flagellimonas sp. HMM57. Encoded proteins:
- a CDS encoding DUF6702 family protein, which gives rise to MRKSFLLALVLLPLLSFTLHKFYVSVTNINYSEKNASFQITSRIFIDDLEAVLEERYDINPELATQNEAKVADEYIEKYFRAKFAVALNGEIRAYSFLGKKYDNDVVICYLELTDVDFSTLKSISVQNEILTDMFEEQKNIVHFKWKDQKKSFVLIRENNKGMLNF
- a CDS encoding carboxypeptidase-like regulatory domain-containing protein encodes the protein MKGKIVAKGNDITGVTVQNITFQRAIVTDTEGNFSIAVRLNDTLVFSAVQFKRKIVPVTNELLRTDFVLVPLEEFVNKLKEVIVQPYHLSGRLDTDIDGLQLQKDVSAEAIGLPNAEVKIISQSENKLHDADHGPYARLMSKDLLPTLSINLNKILNRINGKTKMLKKRIALDKAYTSVQQIEDIFIDSLLVGHLKIPEKRFYDFIYFCEMDERFDDLTHQNDELKFWQFLMDRSKAYRHNNGLD
- a CDS encoding carboxypeptidase-like regulatory domain-containing protein: MRSRLFFLLLVATIFSTNAQQTSVKQLKGKVFSKGKDVVGVVVQNITTKNAVITDMDGNFSIAVQRNDTLVFSAVQFRRKVLPVTEDILNTNFVTVPLEEFVNELKEVVVRPFDLSGDLGKDIGGLQLEKDVSAEALGLPNAHSKIPTQSERKLQQATFGKFNVAMILSPPLDPIINAITGRTKMLKNRVKVDETYARTQRVQDFYIDSLFISTLKIPAGRIDDFMYFCEVDDEFQKAVDSKDRLRILDYLVLKSRAYRENNDLD